Genomic segment of Mesorhizobium sp. B1-1-8:
AGCGCAACTCGCCCTCGAAGTGGCCGAGGGGATGCTGGAAGGGGAGTGTGGCTTGGCAATCAATGTCGCCCTCTGCTGTAGGATCAGGGCCGCGCAGCGCTGTGTAGCTGAAGCGAAAGAGCGCGTGACGAGAATCCATCGTGCTAACGCCACCGGTAGGCGGCCGGGCGCCCCGCGGAAGCGGCGCACTTCCCACCTGCAGGGTTGATTCGGGCGGGGGTGACACCCGTCTAACAATGACGCATGAAGCGCTACCTGGTTGAAGTCATATCGGAAGACATGGTCACATCCCGGCAGTCGGTAGAAGCTCATTCCGCCGCCGCTGCCGCTTCCCGCGCTAGCGGACGAGCAATTCGCATCCGCAGCAACGAGGAACTTTGGGTCAGGGTGACGGAGGAGGCGACCGGAACAGTCTACAGATATGCGTTCCATTAGCGGCTCGGAACATTCGCGCTGCGGGGTTGTTCCTACCACAGGAGGACAGCCATGGCAGACAACAAGAGCAAGCGCGATTTTCGAGACCGTGACCGCGTCTCGGGCGACGAGGACTACGAGGTCCGCTATTTCGCCAAGCAACATCGCATCACGCCCGAACAAGTTCGGGAACTGATCGATACCCACGGCGCCAATCGAAAGACGCTGGAGCGAGAAGCCAGAAAGCTGAGGGGCTAAATGACGCGGCCTGCCGCGCATCCCGATGGTAGGCGACTTCGCCCACTGCAATGGCCATGGTGGCTGGCCAATCCGACATCCGGGCCTTCCTGATGAGGTTCATTGAGGGCCGCATCGGCGCTGGCGCCCGTGGCATAGATCAAGCAGCTGCCGTC
This window contains:
- a CDS encoding DUF3606 domain-containing protein; amino-acid sequence: MADNKSKRDFRDRDRVSGDEDYEVRYFAKQHRITPEQVRELIDTHGANRKTLEREARKLRG